A stretch of DNA from Shewanella sediminis HAW-EB3:
ATTAAATAGCCACAAGTCTAGGCATTAGCCAAATAATAAGTAGTGCTAATTTAGTAAATATGACTCACAATATTTCCAAAAATGAAACATAGCCAGCGAATATCCTCCACCTATTCACAACAAGATAACTCAGTTAGCGAATACGTATAACAGAGCCAGAGTCATTCTGGGTTAGCACCTGAATAAGGCATAGCGAAGTGATAATTCTCTTAGTTATCCGGCCTAAGACAGAGTATCCACACTCAGTCTTTAGCAGGATTCATGGAGGGGACAAAAGTTGCAAATCTAACGTTAATAATTGGTACGCTTACTGTGTTAGGCTAACGAAAAACCAAGGAGAGATAAGAGTGAAAGTCATCATGCTTCCCCTACTCTGCATCTGTATAACACTGAGTTTGACAGCTTGCAGCGAACCTCCCGCGGGGCAAACATCATTATCGACAGATAGATTGACCAGCGATCGCGTGATTGCGGCTCAACTATCCGATGATGCGACGATCTCGGCCCTCCTGACCCGAAAGCATCACCTTTCGGTATGGGATAACGATTCGAAAAGCTTGATTCACGAATGGAACGAGTCTGACTTCATCGAAGAGCTCTACCATATTTCACTGTCGGGAGATAAACGTCTGCTGGGCACTGCGGGTAAGCATCGAGTGTCGATTTTTGATATCAAAACAGGAAAGTTAACCGTGACCTGGCAAGTTGAGGGATTCGATCCCGAGGCTGTCATCACCAGTCTGCACCTGAGCCATACGGGTAATGAGGTACTCATCGGGTTGAATGAAGGCTCGGTTATTTCGGTGGATCTGATTAGTAATCAGATGTCGATGTTTCTGGTTCACGATGGACCAGTCACTCGTATCGAATATGCGGCGCACAACCAGCAGGTGATGTCGGCATCACACGATGGTCACGTGCTGTTCTGGGCTGCCACCACAGGCAAGGTGATCCATGAATACTCCAATCAGTTCCGGATAACCAGCGTCTCTTATGATGAAGCGAATCGAAAAATATTTGTCGCCGATGCCCTGGATAATCAATTCATCGCCGATTCGTTAACGACACAAGCCCTTAGCCAACTCGACTATCTGGAGCGCTACCGCTATTTTCGTCAGGCGCTATTTGTCGAACGTGGCCAGATGCTGATCACCTCATCGTCTAAGCAGGAGTTGGCAAGTTGGGATGTTAAGACGGGAAAAGAGTTGGCAAAGTGGAACATCACCGCCTTCTCTGCCGGTACCACAGTGGTTTCAATGGCCGTAGATAGCTCAGGAACCCTATGGAGTCTGAGCTCCGATGGCGCATTAGAGACCTGGGATATTGAATCAATTAATATCTCCAGGTCGGGACTGTAAAGTCGGTATAGGAAAGTGATCTATTCAGCGTTTTTTTGGCAAACTAATTCAAGACGAATGGATGAGGGAATGGTGATCCCTCTTGAAATCATTCAACGCAGAAGTAGGCAGCCAAAAAGCCTCCTGAATTACTGCGCAGCCCTGTTAGACTTAATATAAGGCATAACCAACAGAGCGATACCGACCACAAGGAAGGGAATACTCAACATCTGACCGGCACTCATGACCCAATCATCGGCGTAGACCGCCTGCTTTACTTTGACAAATTCGATAGCAAATCTGGCGCCGAAGACGAGACAGAGGAAGAGACCGAATATTGCGCCCTCTTTTTGCTTCATCCGGGTATATTTGAATATTGCAGATAAACCGATGAAGATAGCCAAATAGGC
This window harbors:
- a CDS encoding WD40 repeat domain-containing protein, with product MKVIMLPLLCICITLSLTACSEPPAGQTSLSTDRLTSDRVIAAQLSDDATISALLTRKHHLSVWDNDSKSLIHEWNESDFIEELYHISLSGDKRLLGTAGKHRVSIFDIKTGKLTVTWQVEGFDPEAVITSLHLSHTGNEVLIGLNEGSVISVDLISNQMSMFLVHDGPVTRIEYAAHNQQVMSASHDGHVLFWAATTGKVIHEYSNQFRITSVSYDEANRKIFVADALDNQFIADSLTTQALSQLDYLERYRYFRQALFVERGQMLITSSSKQELASWDVKTGKELAKWNITAFSAGTTVVSMAVDSSGTLWSLSSDGALETWDIESINISRSGL